A single region of the Bicyclus anynana chromosome 14, ilBicAnyn1.1, whole genome shotgun sequence genome encodes:
- the LOC112051697 gene encoding vacuolar fusion protein CCZ1 homolog isoform X1 — MIDIKNKVNSFFIFNSTFGPKEGDELKRILFYHPSQVTQDARKIQVGLCEAVVKFMTTFSTEPCEALQTQSKRYIFYQPEKDYWMVLVVRIPYATKAATTSNEKKEVIEPSVMQDFLMSAYKMFRMFIGPMKDIPTEDIYNNCEQFFTPYIMSRSIANDINNVIQGISYLPLEKNSFFRVVCFIDLLEINYPDFKCVSFVYNDKLIWNGLTTDDMLTLYQYLVQTLLPKQVEKEIQGGAVTAAQRHGRFISPPEGIRNADDLQKLHKVYLMREEDTETKQYYLVIYRTLSATVCFTVDVTTNLSIDTFRSLDAFIGPQLSTIASSISEQCALHALQSTQLSNTDHSFIYFNRLNLAYKTSAPSSSLTPSTAIKPEVLSIIAGIHSDRKSLGNYGEIIIKTPDEYWVTGKSSNDREFYVIIQEKNANLKDIADEVRRICEDQMKGIFFYPM; from the exons atgattgatataaaaaacaaagtgaattcttttttcatatttaactCTACGTTCGGGCCAAAGGAGGGTGAT gaactaaaacgtatattattttatcaccCCAGTCAAGTAACCCAAGATGCTCGAAAAATACAAGTCGGACTATGTGAAGCAGTGGTTAAATTTATGAC gACTTTTTCAACAGAACCATGTGAAGCCCTACAAACACAAAGTAAGAGGTACATATTTTACCAACCGGAGAAAGACTATTGGATGGTTCTG GTGGTAAGAATACCTTATGCAACAAAAGCTGCTACAACAAGCAATGAAAAGAAAGAagta ATTGAACCTTCAGTTATGCAGGACTTTCTCATGTCAGCATACAAAATGTTTAGAATGTTTATTGGGCCCATGAAAGACATTCCTACTGAAGATATTTATAACAACTGTGAACAATTCTTCACTCCt TATATAATGTCAAGAAGTATAGCAAACGATATAAACAATGTTATACAAGGAATAAGCTACTTGCCACTCgagaaaaattcttttttcagaGTAGTATGCTTTATAGATCTGCTAGAAATAAATTACCCGGACTTTAAATGTGTCTCATTTGTGTACAATGATAAACTCATTtg gAATGGTCTAACTACAGATGATATGCTGACACTGTACCAGTATTTAGTTCAAACATTACTTCCAAAGCAAGTTGAAAAGGAGATCCAAGGAGGCGCTGTAACAGCTGCTCAAAGACACGGTCGTTTTATAAGCCCTCCAGAAGGAATTCGCAATGCTGACGATCTGCAAAAGCTTCACAAAGTATACCTTATGAGGGAAGAAGACACAGAAACAAAACAGTACTATCTTGTTATCTATAGAACACTAAGTGCTACTGTTTGTTTCACTGTTGACG TGACCACAAACTTGAGCATAGACACATTCAGGTCACTAGATGCATTCATTGGACCACAGTTGTCTACAATAGCATCATCAATAAGTGAACAGTGTGCGCTCCATGCACTGCAAAGTACACAATTGTCAAACACGGACCACAGCTTTATATACTTTAATAGACTTAACTTGGCTTATAAAACTTCA GCTCCAAGCAGTTCATTAACACCATCAACAGCAATAAAACCCGAAGTTTTAAGTATCATAGCTGGTATACACTCTGATAGAAAAAG tCTCGGAAATTATGgtgaaattattatcaaaacacCAGATGAGTATTGGGTCACTGGTAAATCTTCAAATGATAGAGAATTTTATGTAATCATTCAAGAGAAAAATGctaatttaaaagatattgcag atGAGGTAAGAAGAATATGTGAAGATCAAATGAAAGGCATTTTTTTCTATCCCATGTGA
- the LOC112051697 gene encoding vacuolar fusion protein CCZ1 homolog isoform X2 encodes MTFSTEPCEALQTQSKRYIFYQPEKDYWMVLVVRIPYATKAATTSNEKKEVIEPSVMQDFLMSAYKMFRMFIGPMKDIPTEDIYNNCEQFFTPYIMSRSIANDINNVIQGISYLPLEKNSFFRVVCFIDLLEINYPDFKCVSFVYNDKLIWNGLTTDDMLTLYQYLVQTLLPKQVEKEIQGGAVTAAQRHGRFISPPEGIRNADDLQKLHKVYLMREEDTETKQYYLVIYRTLSATVCFTVDVTTNLSIDTFRSLDAFIGPQLSTIASSISEQCALHALQSTQLSNTDHSFIYFNRLNLAYKTSAPSSSLTPSTAIKPEVLSIIAGIHSDRKSLGNYGEIIIKTPDEYWVTGKSSNDREFYVIIQEKNANLKDIADEVRRICEDQMKGIFFYPM; translated from the exons AT gACTTTTTCAACAGAACCATGTGAAGCCCTACAAACACAAAGTAAGAGGTACATATTTTACCAACCGGAGAAAGACTATTGGATGGTTCTG GTGGTAAGAATACCTTATGCAACAAAAGCTGCTACAACAAGCAATGAAAAGAAAGAagta ATTGAACCTTCAGTTATGCAGGACTTTCTCATGTCAGCATACAAAATGTTTAGAATGTTTATTGGGCCCATGAAAGACATTCCTACTGAAGATATTTATAACAACTGTGAACAATTCTTCACTCCt TATATAATGTCAAGAAGTATAGCAAACGATATAAACAATGTTATACAAGGAATAAGCTACTTGCCACTCgagaaaaattcttttttcagaGTAGTATGCTTTATAGATCTGCTAGAAATAAATTACCCGGACTTTAAATGTGTCTCATTTGTGTACAATGATAAACTCATTtg gAATGGTCTAACTACAGATGATATGCTGACACTGTACCAGTATTTAGTTCAAACATTACTTCCAAAGCAAGTTGAAAAGGAGATCCAAGGAGGCGCTGTAACAGCTGCTCAAAGACACGGTCGTTTTATAAGCCCTCCAGAAGGAATTCGCAATGCTGACGATCTGCAAAAGCTTCACAAAGTATACCTTATGAGGGAAGAAGACACAGAAACAAAACAGTACTATCTTGTTATCTATAGAACACTAAGTGCTACTGTTTGTTTCACTGTTGACG TGACCACAAACTTGAGCATAGACACATTCAGGTCACTAGATGCATTCATTGGACCACAGTTGTCTACAATAGCATCATCAATAAGTGAACAGTGTGCGCTCCATGCACTGCAAAGTACACAATTGTCAAACACGGACCACAGCTTTATATACTTTAATAGACTTAACTTGGCTTATAAAACTTCA GCTCCAAGCAGTTCATTAACACCATCAACAGCAATAAAACCCGAAGTTTTAAGTATCATAGCTGGTATACACTCTGATAGAAAAAG tCTCGGAAATTATGgtgaaattattatcaaaacacCAGATGAGTATTGGGTCACTGGTAAATCTTCAAATGATAGAGAATTTTATGTAATCATTCAAGAGAAAAATGctaatttaaaagatattgcag atGAGGTAAGAAGAATATGTGAAGATCAAATGAAAGGCATTTTTTTCTATCCCATGTGA
- the LOC112051695 gene encoding protein RFT1 homolog — protein MGRNLLMSSLENASFNILLQILFRCITFIINAWVIRNVGYEVIGIMNVRLLLLESTILFLSREPFHRACIGQRDEPSWKQIINQIWLSVPLSCVLSLVFVYIWLYMLPLGHPEHAIQYEFGCWSVALSCILELCSANMALVAQLFCFVKLKVILDTLHIFVRTILFLSIILYDRSLALVAFSVAQVGSIGVIVLAYYCFFYWYIKCKPLFAKGALKSRYLPNSVLEKLYSNMDDFNFTSLKDFLPKYLGSLNATFNKKLNTLTLSFAKQGVVKQLLTEGEKYVMSISPVMSFSEQATYDVVNNLGSLAARFVFRPIEDSSYFYFTQMVNRDLPLYKQDQNKIQESCIVLSQICKTVSSIGLIVLVFGLSYSQTLLVLYGGEAFVASGLPVQLLRSHCFAIVLMAINGITECYTFATMTSAQLNSYNYLMVFFSISFLLLSYGLTYILGPVGFIISNCINMIARILHSIHFINNKCKDTDYRPLNGLYVGKIFLCTLFVAGCICKISENKFFRHSVITHIAIGAVCLMFVLLSWAYENKALVIKTYRKFVGGKEEKISTD, from the coding sequence atggGCAGAAATTTGCTAATGAGCAGCCTCGAAAATGCCTCATTCAACATATtactacaaattttatttagatgtaTAACCTTTATTATAAATGCCTGGGTGATTAGAAACGTGGGTTATGAAGTTATTGGCATAATGAATGTTAGATTGCTACTACTTGAAAGCACAATACTGTTTCTGAGTAGAGAGCCATTTCATCGTGCTTGTATTGGCCAGAGGGATGAGCCGAGTTGGAAacaaattattaatcaaatctgGCTGTCAGTTCCTTTAAGCTGTGTCTTATCATTGGTCTTTGTTTATATTTGGCTGTATATGTTACCCTTGGGACATCCCGAACATGCTATTCAATATGAGTTTGGGTGTTGGAGTGTAGCATTGTCTTGCATTTTAGAGCTTTGTTCAGCTAACATGGCCCTTGTTGCACAATTATTCTGTTTTGTTAAACTAAAGGTTATTCTTGATACATTGCATATATTTGTAAGGACAATATTATTTCTGTCTATAATTTTGTATGATAGATCATTAGCTCTTGTAGCATTTTCTGTGGCACAAGTAGGGAGCATAGGAGTCATTGTACTAGCAtattattgtttcttttattgGTACATAAAATGTAAGCCACTTTTTGCCAAGGGTGCATTGAAAAGTAGATATCTTCCTAATAGTGTTTTAGAGAAACTGTACAGTAATATGGATGACTTTAACTTTACTTCACTTAAGGACTTTCTGCCCAAGTATTTAGGTTCATTAAATgctacatttaataaaaaattaaacactcTTACACTAAGTTTCGCTAAGCAAGGCGTGGTTAAGCAGTTGCTGACAGAGGGTGAAAAATATGTCATGTCAATCAGCCCAGTTATGAGTTTCAGTGAACAGGCAACTTACGATGTGGTAAATAATTTGGGAAGTTTAGCAGCCAGATTTGTATTCCGCCCTATAGAAGATAGtagctatttttatttcactcaAATGGTGAACAGAGATTTGCCACTGTATAAGCAAGATCAAAACAAAATCCAAGAATCCTGTATAGTCCTGTCACAAATTTGCAAGACTGTGAGCTCTATTGGTTTGATAGTTCTCGTTTTTGGTTTGAGTTATTCTCAAACACTTTTAGTTTTGTATGGTGGGGAAGCATTTGTGGCGAGTGGTTTACCAGTGCAGTTGCTCCGGAGTCATTGTTTCGCCATTGTACTGATGGCAATCAATGGCATCACAGAATGCTATACATTTGCAACAATGACTAGTGCACAGTTGAACAGCTACAATTATTTGATGGTATTCTTTTCAATAAGCTTTTTACTATTATCTTATGGGTTGACATACATTTTAGGGCCTGTAGGTTTTATTATTTCCAATTGCATTAATATGATCGCTAGAATATTGCATagcatacattttataaataataaatgtaaagacACTGACTACAGGCCATTAAATGGGCTTTATGTTGGAAAAATCTTCCTGTGCACATTATTTGTTGCTGGTTGCATTTGCaaaatatctgaaaataaattCTTTCGCCATTCTGTTATAACTCATATAGCCATTGGGGCTGTTTGTTTGATGTTCGTATTGTTATCTTGGGCTTATGAGAATAAGGCGCTTGTGATAAAGACATACAGAAAGTTTGTTGGTGGTAAAGAAGAGAAAATATCAACAGATTag
- the LOC112051700 gene encoding ragulator complex protein LAMTOR4 homolog: MEKIPDQLGYLILTEDGAVLESGGDLENDERVATIITDLISLSNSIDPVAYDPDEKFKKITITYDDHWFIICISNKKIYVVKRNIPTSSIDNVAVNV; the protein is encoded by the exons ATGGAAAAAATTCCAGACCAGCTTGGGTATCTCATACTAACTGAGGACGGAGCAGTCCTGGAGTCTGGCGGTGACCTCGAGAACGACGAACGTGTTGCCACCATCATTACGGATTTAATCAGTTTATCCAATAG cATCGATCCTGTGGCTTATGATCCTGACgaaaaattcaagaaaataacTATAACATATGATGACCACTGGTTTATAATATGCATATCCAATAAGAAGATTTATGTTGTGAAAAGGAATATACCCACATCTTCAATAGACAACGTTGCTGTCAACGTGTGA